The Plutella xylostella chromosome 21, ilPluXylo3.1, whole genome shotgun sequence DNA window ttttttttatttttgtgtcatcctcttaagttgttcttttaaccataaaagtttcagcttcctagctgtaatgtaagttagttatttttatatcgcaagttcaaattatatcatcgagctagactgctctgaatttccaacttgaaattaaaaatttaaatagatattctcatggtcccctattaattttaaaaactccgcaaggttacaaaataacataaaaataaaaataaactattgcttaatggggtattatttgcagaaaacagccttcaaaggtacttgggtggaaattacctaattagtaaattgtttcagaaagttgaaagattcctgttatgtcattactaaggactaattcagttagaaaaagtatcaaattaaatCCATGTGTATTATTTGTTGTGGTTATATAGTTTGAGTTTCAACAAGCCATAGGTATCTATTCAAAAAACCGCGTAAGTATAcatacaaattttattttattttacgtcCCCAAACAATGCGTGTACAACTGTACACTTAAACAGAACGCACATTAGTGATACAAGATGATCGTCATTAAATATTAAAGCCTTCTAATTGGTCCGCTCACTGAAAGCCACCGGAGAGTTGAACGAAATTACAGAATTAGTCGAAGCTAATTACGACATCAAAGTCGACCGCGCGTTTCATGagaatgggagattttctttgacagtttaaaagttccaaaatcgTCCGATAGATGGTATCCGCCCTGTCGTTTTTTATGAGCTGCATTTTTCTGAGGGAATGGAAGATGTCATAAATGGTACAAAGCtgtcttaaactagttaacaattaatattatgcataatataacagGTAGTTTTCGCATATGGTTGAATTCACATCCATTAggtttttgtattggctgaaaggactggaatccatgccggcaaaaaaaaaatgcagtgctgttgagtatcaagttttactagcgccatctataatcggtttttgCCTATGgttgttgtctatggttgaaaatctcccattagTATAGAAGAGCCCCTAGTATAGCGCGCACGATACACTGTACTGTGATAAAAGTTTGTGTCTCACACGTATTCAAGACCACGCGATGTGAGCGAGCAGGATAGATAGAAGACGTTTGCTGTGTGCCATGCTACTCGTACTGAGGGACTTGCTTGCTAAcgtatgtgtaggtatttgtatttgGTATCCACTGTAGATGTAATTCATTGCAATAAGATGGAATTGACAAAGTTAACCAACAACTTTACTTTAACACAAAAGATCTTCCGGTGCTTAGGACTTCCAACgctatttagaataattaagtaattattctAAGGGGGCGggcttattataatttttcggTAAAGCCAAAACTCGCGTGTCTTTGCGATTGACAAGAAATTGCGATGATTCTAGGTAAATGATGTACTTACCAATGTTTTGACTAATACTATATAAATGCAAGTAAAATCAATGTgatgaaatgaaatgttttgagcggttaatttaataattaatgtcGTCGCTCGCGCACTTATCACTTTGTTTCACTTGTGTTTGTAAGtctttcgttttttttttgtttacttaatgTTATTGTGCGTCACTACTAAAGAGGCCTCCACTGAAACACAGTGTCCAAGGGCGCTGCAATAGCTGAGTGGACGCCTTTTTGGCGGACAGCAAATTTATACGTAAGCTCTGTATTATGGTGTATATAATTAAGTTTGAttgctgtcattgtcaaataaagttttatctttctttctttctttctttctaatttCAACTTAAAAATTGCTGTGGTTAGATTGAGAATGATTGGTTTAAGgtgaacataaataaaaaaaaataggtcatATCagagttattttcatattgtttgaAACGGcgatcgaatggcgtagtggttagtgaccctgactactgagccgaaggtcccgggttcgattcccggttggggcagatatttgtttaaacacagatatttgttctcgagtattggatgtgcccgtaaaaatGACAATAggcccctattacattgggactaacataacactctggcgaaaagtgggtgcagcaatgcacctctgcctaccccgcaagggagtacattagtacaaggtgtgagtttttgtttttgttttttgaaacggaaataaacaaacaagttAAGTGTCTCATACAGGGACGTATCTGTTTACGATAGTCATAATCCTTTAAAATGTCCTAAACATCAATCGTAAAACAGCTATAGGTAATAAAGAACATTTACAGCGGAAAGCTTTCAGCccgtaaataataaaagtaattttagATGAACATTACGGCTTTTAAGCGCATTCCCTTTATACGAAAAATATTCGAGACTTTCTTTGGAAGTTTTCATATTATGGAGTTAATCATTTTCTTTTTGTAGCACGCTGCTTCGGAGTACCATTATAcccataataatatctaataaCACCTTCCTGAACGTTTTTCAATTTACTTAACTTCATATTTTTAGgcaatacttacttactgaaaaaaatGAGTCGTTATAAGTATGAAACAAATAGATAATTTGAATACGTTTTCGTTTGTTcgacaattttatttacataatactgTAATTCAGGTATGTAAGTTTGACAAGTTAAAGAACTGCAATAAAGGTACAtatgaagctgactgtactagCAGCACATgagtgaatgatcagcgcttgGGAAAATGTTTAAAACTAACCCCGggcctggagggttactctataccgacgaaaaacaaacaaacgagagctgtcgtgcaatcggcacttttaatacaacgagatataGTTGTGGCTCGCGTAGCGCGCTCtgttaacttagtttttcgtcttaGGGAGTGACCCCCTTGGGCCGGGCCCATGGTCGCCTGAATGAGAGATAACGACCATAGTTCGGTTATTTAGCACTAACGAGCCCATTCACCACCTCCGCGTCTCAAATGGAGATTTATGAAATAGAAAATGGCGGAAAACGCACGCCTCGACGTAATTTGTTGTAGACACGTGCGGGGATAATGATGTATTCCAGTTTTCAGCGGCTggaattattttgtttcgcacgtttcatttatttgacaACTCTAATTCACGTCAACATCGCTCTACGAAAATGTAAACGTATTTTGGGAACTGAAGGAAAGGCGGTCGGTAGCCATGCGATTCCTTAACTGTTTTAGAATTTCCTATACAGAAAAACCTTTATGTTCCAAAAATATGTTGCGTACGTTGTTTAAGGCTCTAGAAAACGCAAAAGGTCGTTTAAAAGGCCACATGCTTTACCACTCACCACTTAGCTGCCACCGCAGAAGCCTTTACACATAAAACACCATAGACAATTAATGCGGACGCCGGATAGCACCAAACACGATTAGGCTAAACCTAAAACGGCCGAACAAATAAACCCTATTAAATCCAAAATGATCTTTTCCACCGATCCATGACAATGGGAgaacaaaacacaaaacagCCATTAGGAATGCGTCCTCGATACGAGCATTGCATCGCCATTACACCCGTATTGCCTCCCGATCTCTTTATGGAGGACCAGCGGAGGGCAGGGACGTATTCAGGGAGGGGCCTTTTATAAATGTCGACTGAAAGTGTGGAATTTAAGGATTAACCCTTAGGGCATCGCTACTACTTTTCATTGGTTTTCGTCCATCCATACAACATCCAACATCCATATTCATTGTGCCTAATTAAGAGTTAAAACGGTGTAGCGGCACCATAGCGCTGACTTAAATGGACAGTCGACTCTACAAGCGTGCTGTtgttaaagtaaatttttaatgGAGTCCGACAAGCTTGTAAGTTGCCCTTTATGGACCTAAAAAGAAGTAGACTTATGAAAGTGAAACAGAAACTAAAATAAGGGTCTCAGTTTACGAGTATTTAGAAAATACATTAGAATAATATAAAAGgaattatcatttatttgttttatgtgtGTCTTATTTTATCCTATGTCAGCAGAAAAGCTAAGCCATAATATTCAGGTCACCTGTAAGCCTGAATGCGTCCCCCCTTAGTAAAGTAAACACATTTTTATCCGGACCCATGCTAATAAAATGCAAATTGGGACCTTCCGGATAACGATTTTGCAATTTTCAACAAATGTCTCATGCCattgaattttatttgatCACTTTAATTGTCCGTAATTCTTTTGGTTACGTTGTTTTTATGGATCATACCTTTTTTGGTCAGCAAATGGATGGTTATGagtggttattattatttctcgTTAGCTATTGAAATCATGCAGCGTAGGTTTTGTTTTGTTcgaatttattaataattattattgtttgttgTATCTTTGAGTAGTATTTAAAGTTTATAGCCTTAAATTCACCATAGCAAAATCTTAATCATTACAAAGAGATAGCGGCTGGCTTGTTGGGCACTTTCGAGCCAGGAACGATACGAGGCGGCATCTTTGAGTAGTTAGACTAAGTTTGAGGCGAATACtttgaatttgtaaaattttatcttttagttcagttttcataattttatttacaattaggttaggcttcattagttaaatgttaatttatattataacaagagatagttataaaaatacaaaaaaaaaacattgaacTATAACTAATCCGtccatacttaaataaaatataaccatgtaggtaagtaggtacctaattgttATGTATTACACTATCATTAGACGCAGATAGTTAACACAAACATTGTGACAATCTTGATGCTTGACCATTTAATAACTCATCATTTTGCTCTTGGGTTATACTTGACGTAGTAATTTACTtcccattattattatcacaaGCTACGAGAAGCAATTTGTGTAAGTATGATCTTCCTGTCATTTGCAAAAACCTCCCATGTTCGTATTATCACACCACAGATGTGTTTCCCCATACAGATCAGATGCAAGCCAGATATCAAACCAAACACTTGAGAGCTATCGGGGTATAGATCTTATCTAAACATGATATTTCGTTTCGGtataaaaagtgttttataataCCCGAAATCTTTCGTCTGACTTTTAACTTCGTAAAAGAACAATGGGTTTTATGTGGGTGACATCTTTATTTCTTTTGTTCGCTACGGTCTACGGCAGCGACTTGCAGCGCCAGGATGCGAAGTTGGAACTGGAGGAATACATCAAAGAAGCGAGCCAGAAGATCAACCAGCAGTACAGACTACAGTACCATGTCGCAGCACCAGTAGGCTGGATCAATGACCCCAATGGCTTCAGCTACTACAAGGGGGAATACCATCTCTTTTACCAGTACTATCCATACGACAGCGTGTGGGGACCCATGCACTGGGGACATGTGGTCAGCAAAGACCTCGTCACGTGGGAACATCGCCCGACCGCACTGCTGCCTGATGAAGAATACTGCTTTTCAGGAAGTGCTGTGGTAGATGGTGATAAAATGATTTTGATGTACACCGCCCACATCGAGAAAGAAGGGTCACCCACTAATCAGAGTCAGTACCTCGCCTTCAGTGATGATGGTGTTAACTTCGAAAAGTTTGTCGGCAATCCAGTTATTCCTGCATCTCCAAACCATTCACCAGATTTCCGGGACCCTAAAGCGTGGAAACACGGGGACTACTGGTATGTGATTATTGGAAGCAAAACAGACGATGAGATTGGAACAGTTTTGCTGTACAGGTCCAAGAACATGATCGACTGGGAGTTTCTGACTATTCTCGCTGAGGCTACTAGCGACCTTGGTTACATGTGGGAGTGTCCAGATTTCTTCGAGTTAGGTGGAAAACATATACTTCTCATGTCACCTCAAGGGATAGAACCGCAAGGCGATCGATTCAAGAATTTGTATCAGACAGGATACATAGTGGGTCAGTTCGATtatgaaacatttaattttactccAGAAACTGAATTCCAAGAGTTAGATTATGGACATGACTTTTATGCTGCCCAAACTACTGAATCCAATGACGGCAAGAGAATATTAATAGGGTGGTTCGGTATGTGGGAGACCGCGTTCCCCGAGGCTAAAGACGGCTGGGCAGGAGCTATGACCATCGCTAGAGAGCTGGAGCTCGACAGTAACAACCGCATTCTTATGAAACCTCTCACACAGCAAAACAGCCTTAGAGGAGAGAAAACTTTTGACGGTGATTTGAAAGAAAATCAAGTGTTGGAGCTGGAATCAGCATCTGAGGTGCTGATTGATATCGATTTGAGTAAAGAGATACATTTATTGTTGGAAGGCCGCAGCGGAGGAGGGAAGGCTTGGTTGAAATGGGACCCGGCGGTTGGTAAAGTGGTGGTGGAGAGGGAAGGCGACGACGTACGCCAGGTAAggctattataatattaactatTAAGTAGATAAAGTCCTTGGATTTCGTAAATCAAaaagtacttttttttaaattctacagtgatttttttatttttttaggtagAGTGGGCACCGGTATCTAACAAGGCGTGGCGGCTATTTCTGGACACCAGCTCCCTGGAGCTGTTCTGTGGAGACGGCGAGGCGGTGTTCAGCTCCCGGGTGTACCCGCTCGGCGGGTGGAACCTGACTAACTTGGGCTCTGAAGCACTGCAAACCACCGCATATGCATTGAACCGTGGTGTCCCAGTGTAAATATGTGATACATATTTTGAGATAGTTTGATACACAACTACGTAATACATTtcgatttgttttatttgtcattTAGCCTTGCGGAACTCTTTATATTTCAATGATAAGACTGCGCTCACGGCACTTaacttttaattcaatttaggGCGGATTTTTTAATAGCCTGATAAAAGTTATTGGCGGAATACTCGTAATTCTGACGCTGTCGCGTTTGCATGTTTGAATTAGACAGTGACCGagacaattttattcctcagctAATATGTAAATCTGACTATTACTTAGCTCTTACCTAAAAGCGCTACGTttgctataataaataaaacttcctGTTGAAGTTAATCATTGACATCCTCGAATGCTTttgaaaaactattaaattatgttactTTATTGGAAATGCGAActatattattaatgttatgaaatgaaatgaaaagattttcatttgaaaaatattatctgTTATTCGTGTAATATTAgattaaaaatctattttaattttacagtaGTGTATCAATATAACTGTTAAGTGGATactaaacaaagcacttgagataataaatacttataggtTGTTTACGAGTACAGCTCACACGGAGCTTAACCATTAATTATAGCTTGTATTGATTGTCTAAGCACTAGTTGTGAAATTACCATTGACGAGGCAACATGAAGCTACTCGTGGCTACTTCGCTCCTGCTGCTGCTAGTGACAGTCTACGGCAGCGAATCCCTCGCGCGCCAGAATGCGACCCTGGAGCAGTACATCATGGCTGAGAGCAAGAAAGTGAACCAGCGGTACAGACTGCAGTACCACGTCGCCGCGCCCGTGGGCTGGATCAATGACCCCAATGGCTTCAGCTACTACAAGGAGCAGTACCACCTCTTCTATCAGTACTACCCTTACGAAGCTAAGTGGGGACCCATGCACTGGGGACACGTCGTCAGCAAAGACCTCGTGACTTGGGAGTATCGTCCCACCGCTCTAGTGCCCGGCGAGGAACAATGCTTCTCAGGAAGTGCCGTAGAAGTCAACGGCTCCATGGTCTTGATGTACACCGCCCATGTTGTGAAGGAGGGGATGCCAGTCAACCAGAGCCAGTACCTCGCCTTCAGTGACGATGGTGTTAACTTCGAAAAGTTTGCCGGTAATCCAGTTATTCCTGCATCCCCGAACAATTCTCCAGATTTTCGTGATCCTAAGGCGTGGAAACACGGGGACTACTGGTATGTAATCATTGGAAGCAAGACTGATGATGAAATTGGAACAGTTTTGCTGTACAGGTCCAAGAATATGATCGACTGGGAGTTTCTGACTATTCTCGCTCAGGCAACTAGCGACCTTGGTTACATGTGGGAGTGTCCAGATTTCTTCGAGCTAGGTGGCAAACATATTCTACTCATGTCACCCCAAGGCATGGTAGCGCAGGGCGATAGGTTCAAGAATTTGTACCAAACTGGATACATTGTAGGACAATTTGACTACGAAACATTTAAGTTCACTCAAGAAACAGCTTTTCAAGAACTTGATTATGGACACGACTTTTATGCTGCCCAAACCATTGCATCCCCTGATGGTAAGCGAGTGTTAATAGGATGGTTCGGAATGTGGGAGACCGCGTTCCCCGAAGCCAAAGATGGCTGGGCGGGAGCTATGACCATCGCCAGAGAGCTGGTACTTGACAGTAACAACCATATCCTCATGAAACCACTCACAGCTCAAAGCAGTCTCAGAAACAGGGTATCGCTTCAGAGCAATTTGAAAGCCGATCAAGTGTTGGAGCTAGAGCCGGCATCAGAGGTTCTGATTGAAGCTGATTTGACTCAGAGTATTAACTTGCTTCTGGAGGGTCGCAGCGGGGGAGGGAAGGCTTGGTTGAAATGGGACCCGTCGGTTGGTAAAGTGGTGGTGGAGAGGGAGGGAGACGATATACGCCAGGTGGAGTGGGCGCCGGGGTCCAACAAGGCGTGGCGGCTGTTCCTGGACACCAGCTCTCTGGAGCTGTTTTGTGGAGACGGCGAGGTGGTCTTCAGCTCCAGGGTGTACCCTCTCGGCGGGTGGAAGCTCAGCAACCTCGGCACCCAGGCGGTCAACACCACCGCCTACGCTCTCAAACGGAGCGTACCGTCCTACAACTCAGCCATGGGCTCCAATTTAAAGATTTTCAATGTTTTGTGTTTAGTTTTGTTTGGTTACGCGCTGTATTAAGTTAATGTTAAAGAATATGTAACATGAATATGTTATTGTTTGACTAAGTAACTTTAAATTCTGAAAAACATAGATATAGgtgtacaaatttaattctgaaaattattataaattctgaaTTTGACAATTACTTACGAGTATTAAAttggtttttaattaaattgagaatacacattttaataatgataTACATGTGTTTGATTTTATATTCCTCATAAttatctgaaaaaatatacctaggtaaggttaggtaattttatcattacatttattaaaacaaagtaGGCAGTTAAACCGATTTATTTGCTATGAGTGAACAGAAAGTGCAATTTGGACGCAAATCGGGAATCGTTTCTTGTTTAACATACGATCGCTGGGAGCATGGAATTGCCTTTTGGCAAGAACTCTGTAGTTTTCATGGTAATCATGATCGAAATACGCAATAATGGAACAGATTAGGGGATATTCGTAGATATATAAGTAACCTGCTTTACATCGGACCTAAcggagtaaatatctaggtaattaataaaaagataaaaactGAATCCTTAAAGTAATGATATTACTTGTTGTTCGTCAAAATGTCCATTTTCAAGATCTTTATTTCGGAAACGCATGCTGCTATCGActagtttaaataataaacataattcaatttatttctaGCGTCCGGTCaacgttttttttcttttcgtaAAGTCTACTAAAGAATGTGCaaatgttgaaataaaatcagCTTAAAGGGGTCACGAACGTCCTTGATATTGCAAcagtaaataataactttagtTAAAGGCTCTTTTATTGGCACCCTTTCATTTTATGCCCCgattatgtcatttttatgACCGACGGAATCCTATTTACGTATTTTTATTGACGATTTTatatgaaagtaaataaatatttcgtaATATCGTTCCGGCGTTGAGCGGAAAAGTATTCAATACACCTATATTCAGTAGACAAATGTCGCAAGTTTAGAATATGCAATTGAAAACTTTAATGTCGTCGTTCgaaagtttgtttttattttcaactgAAATGTGTTTGTGGgcgggaacaaagaaacaattGATCAAAGTCTGGGAATTTTACGGAAAGTTTCTCCGGCccgtaaataattttgttgacAGTTGGAAATTTCCTGGATGCGATTCATCTCTGGAAATAACTTTAGCTAAACGCCTATAACGAGTTttttcatcattatcatctaTCTAACATCTATATAACGAGTTTTTTCATCATTATCTTAATCTCCTACCTTACATGGCGCAAGTACCGTTGCTAGGTACCAATAAATACCTCATATCTCTTGGAATTTGGAATTTAGTTACAAATTGATGCCATTATTCAAACTACAACCTTCGACATAAGAGGAAGATACGTTATCTATTGCACCACCACAAATGCACtgcttaagtacttattgatAGTTTCATAAAAACCTACATTTctctataaatacttacatgtaaTAAGTTGATACTACGCCCTCGCGATTTCAGGATCAGGGCCAGGAGGGTCACTTTCTAAATCGACAATCGAACTTACGAGATGTCACACAAGCACGGTATACTGTCTACCGTATACAACGATGTAGGTTATGGTTAGCACTGCAGATTTGTTAGAGAAGCTAACCACAGCTGCTCTATCTCATTTTTGCGTACGAGACGAATCATTTTAGTATGAAACATTTGTATGGAAGCCGTAGCCGCGCTTTATATTAGATTTTAGTATTATTCCTTGAATACGAATATTGATGCGAAATTTGTTATAACATAGATGAATATTTGTGTgagtacttatta harbors:
- the LOC105387071 gene encoding sucrose-6-phosphate hydrolase — its product is MKLLVATSLLLLLVTVYGSESLARQNATLEQYIMAESKKVNQRYRLQYHVAAPVGWINDPNGFSYYKEQYHLFYQYYPYEAKWGPMHWGHVVSKDLVTWEYRPTALVPGEEQCFSGSAVEVNGSMVLMYTAHVVKEGMPVNQSQYLAFSDDGVNFEKFAGNPVIPASPNNSPDFRDPKAWKHGDYWYVIIGSKTDDEIGTVLLYRSKNMIDWEFLTILAQATSDLGYMWECPDFFELGGKHILLMSPQGMVAQGDRFKNLYQTGYIVGQFDYETFKFTQETAFQELDYGHDFYAAQTIASPDGKRVLIGWFGMWETAFPEAKDGWAGAMTIARELVLDSNNHILMKPLTAQSSLRNRVSLQSNLKADQVLELEPASEVLIEADLTQSINLLLEGRSGGGKAWLKWDPSVGKVVVEREGDDIRQVEWAPGSNKAWRLFLDTSSLELFCGDGEVVFSSRVYPLGGWKLSNLGTQAVNTTAYALKRSVPSYNSAMGSNLKIFNVLCLVLFGYALY
- the LOC125488447 gene encoding sucrose-6-phosphate hydrolase-like; translation: MGFMWVTSLFLLFATVYGSDLQRQDAKLELEEYIKEASQKINQQYRLQYHVAAPVGWINDPNGFSYYKGEYHLFYQYYPYDSVWGPMHWGHVVSKDLVTWEHRPTALLPDEEYCFSGSAVVDGDKMILMYTAHIEKEGSPTNQSQYLAFSDDGVNFEKFVGNPVIPASPNHSPDFRDPKAWKHGDYWYVIIGSKTDDEIGTVLLYRSKNMIDWEFLTILAEATSDLGYMWECPDFFELGGKHILLMSPQGIEPQGDRFKNLYQTGYIVGQFDYETFNFTPETEFQELDYGHDFYAAQTTESNDGKRILIGWFGMWETAFPEAKDGWAGAMTIARELELDSNNRILMKPLTQQNSLRGEKTFDGDLKENQVLELESASEVLIDIDLSKEIHLLLEGRSGGGKAWLKWDPAVGKVVVEREGDDVRQVEWAPVSNKAWRLFLDTSSLELFCGDGEAVFSSRVYPLGGWNLTNLGSEALQTTAYALNRGVPV